A stretch of DNA from Juglans microcarpa x Juglans regia isolate MS1-56 chromosome 5D, Jm3101_v1.0, whole genome shotgun sequence:
GACTCTGGCGGCAATTGGCCTATTGCTACTTGGGGTCTCCCTCTTTCTGAAACACGAACGAGAGTTCAAAAAATCCAATGAAGTGAAATGTACATATTCATCAAGTTCTTCCCAAGTACAGCGAAGACTACTTCTCTTCCAAAATGGTGGAGGAAGGCGAGATTTCAGATGGGATGAAATCATGGAAGCCACAAACAATCTAAGCGAAGAGTTCATGATCGGGTCTGGAGGTTCTGGAAAGATTTACAAAGCCGAATTGTCCTCGGGAGAAACAGTAGCAGTAAAGAAGATACTGAGGAAAGATGATCTTCTACTAAATAAAAGTTTCACAAGAGAGTTGAAGACGCTTGGGAGGATAAGGCATAGGCATCTAGTGAAGTTGATGGGTTGCTGCAGCAACGAAGGAGCGGGTTTGAATCTGCTGATATACGAGTACATGGCTAATGGAAGTGTATGGGATTGGCTGCATGGACAACCGCTGAATAGCAAGAAGAAAACTATCCTTGATTGGGAGGCAAGGTTAAGGATTGCTGTGGGATTAGCTCAAGGAGTGGAATATCTTCACCATGATTGTGTACCAAAGATTATTCACAGGGACATCAAACCAAGCAATATCTTGCTAGATTCCAACATGGAGGCACATTTGGGCGACTTTGGGCTTGCGAAAGCACTAGTCGAGGATTATGATTCTAACACAGAATCAAATACATGGTTTGCTGGGTCCTTCGGCTACATGGCACCaggtatatatataagagttcaTGCTTTGAGTTAATGTTATATGATTCTGATTTTAACATTACTTGGTGATGATCCTAAAAAGAAACATTTGCTGTGTATTTCAGAGTATGCATATTCATTGAAGGCAACAGAAAAGAGTGACGTTTATAGCATGGGTATTGCGCTCATGGAGCTCGTCAGTGGAAAGATGCCTACAGATGATGCTTTTGGTGTGGATATGGACATGGTGAGATGGGTGGAGACACAGATTGAGATGCTAGATTCTGCTCGTGAGGAATTGATCGATCATGCATTGAAACCACTCCTGCCTGGTGAAGAATGTGCAGCCTTCCAAGTGCTTGAAATAGCCCTTCAGTGCACAAAAACTACCCCACAAGAAAGGCCATCTTCCCGGCAAGCATGCGATCTCCTTCTACATGTGTTCAACAATAGGATGGTCGACTTTGGAAAGATGAATACAGATCCTTGCATATAATTTTATGACCAGCTTGCGCATGTACATTGCCTACATGAATATCAATTTAGCACTCTTTAAGATTGGTGGATTGAGAAAATTGGAAATATAAATGTAGAAGTCCAACATTCTTTATTGGCTTAACATAATTTTGTGACAATACATCCACTTTTAAGTAGTTGGTTGACATGACATACTTCCACATGAGTATGTCAATATACATGATTGCAActagctttttttcttttaaaatttttgcatCACATATTTGTCAAAGAAAAGCATTACAACTACAAAaaaaagatctcataaaaataaatctataaactgacaTGAATTCATATAATACGCTAAatctaatttacaataaaagtaatttttacaatctaacgtatcacatcaaatcacattagTTTGTGGCTAAAGCAGTTCTCTTTGTTAAAtgctatataaaaattatgagtTCCACtctgccatatatatatatatatatatatatatatatatatatatatatatatctgagaAGTGGTCTACTGTTGCTAACATGAAAGTGTGTTGAGAACTCCATCTAATGTTCCGTTGGCAATGTTGAAACTAACCATTAGAGAAGAATCCTAATAGGTGAACACAGTCCATTCGGCTCAGCGTCAAAACCAAAATTAGTGAATTGATAAATCAGAACAAAAAACAGATGATGCACTTAGCTCTTGCTATCCAAACTATGCATGCAAGAAAAATCCATTTCACTACCAATGTCCCCAGCTACTTGCGTCTCCCAAATTTAACAATAGTACATAAACTATCGCACTGCAGTCACAAAAGCTTCATCATTGACTGGTAGAAGCCTGGCATATGGCAACCCTGATGTATAACAATTTTATAAGAACTTCATAAAATCCCCGAAACTAATCATTCTTCACTCTCACTCTATGCCTGCGATTTTTAAATTCGAACTTTTCCATTGAAATCTTGAGCTTCAAAAATTATCTATAGTATGACCTCTCTTAAGTGGCATCACAAGACTTGGTTTACAAAACAGTTTTCCTTGAAAAAGCTAAGTGTTGCCATTATTGATGAAGATTTTGCATTAGCCAGTCTGCAAGCATCTCAAAGATTTTGCATAGCAAAAAGTAAATTGACTTGGAAGAGTTCTCTCAGCCTTAAAACAGACCACCATTGCAAAGTAAACAAACATCTACAACTTGAAGACCCTCAATTTCTGTGAACAAGAATGCCTTGTCTGAAGACACCACATCCATGGAAAGGCAAgctaatcatcatcttcatctgaAATTGACAGCAAAAATCACAAGATAAATAAAGAAGTTACAAAAGACAGAGAGGGGGAAGGGGTGCTAAAGATTTACAAATACGCACTTTCATCTTTGTTTTCTGAactaaaacattttataaatcaaattgttGGACCATAAAATGTCCAGAATCCACACTATAGTAGGCGTACCCAATGAAACAGACAATAATTGAACTTCCAAGTGATTGAAACAGTTAGGTTTATAGGGTGGACAGTAATTTCCAGAGGTATTTCAAGCTTCCAGAAGACGGCCTATTTTAGGCAATTAAGAGATGGAAGCATTAAATTGATAGGACATAAAAGCAGTTATGAGTTTACACTCTGCTGCGATGTCTCTCGTACTTGCCATGTTCTATTGGAATACACAAAAACAAGTAAACTTCTAGGGCCTCTGTAGTCTGTATGTTTATTAGCAAAACTTACCGGATGTAGGTTTGAGATCATGGGTTAGCACAATACATGCAAGACCTTTTGGCATCATATTAATTTACAAgtctaaaatgaaaataaaaactacaaatTGTTTTAAGGCCACGGAAGTGTCAAAGGcaaaatgcataataattatGGAGTATAATATGGAAAACTGAATACATAAGAATGTTGCGAGGTACCAGAAGAGCGCCAAAAGTAATATGCATTTCACTTTAAGAGTATAGAGTTAGGCCATGAATGCCATAACCTCACCCTCCACCTCTCACTCAAGGAGCAGGTGGCACCATTTGGTCCAAGGACCACTGAAGCAGGTATAAACATCAATTGTATCTTTtagtcttaataaaaaaaagaaaaagaaaagaaaaacacagcACACTCTAGTGATCGACATAAAGTatgtataacttttaaaaaaactcaGAAGTACCATCACCACTAACACCAGAAGAGATTCTGGAGTTGCTAAAAAACGTAGATGATTTTGAAGATTACTTCAAAACACTTGAGAGCAGAACAAGAGTGAATTGTAACTTTCAAACACAGGTCTTCATTAACCTTCTATTAGCACAATGAATCAAAGACTGGTAGACACTAGTCTATCGGAAAGAATCTGAAACACGACAAAAATTTTATCAGCTAGAACAAACCATATCTACCTAAAAACTAATATTGATTTGAACTTGAGAACAAGCAAACAGCACCCGTAGTTGCTGAAACATAGGCATTCTATATAAAACTAGAACACCACCGAATCATAATTATAACATTTCTCACGGTAGGGAATCAAAGTGGGACTAATTGGAATGCTGAAACTTGCAGCTATTAAGACGGCATGATTCCCccaaaaaaactctttttttttgcCAAATTCAAACACCATCCGAGCATGTCAAACGTGACAGAAACATTATCAGAGAACCCAGTAATAAAAAGGCGCTTTAGATGGTGAGGCTTCTAGCAAGACACTGTGATGTGAGAACATATGACGGCAATTCAATTCTGTGATGTAAGAATATGCAGCATCGGGTTTAACCCATAGgaaattaattgaaaagaaaatctaaaatagcaataaaaaaagaaattaccgAAGTAGCGGCGCTCGTTGGCGGCCTTGGCTTTGGCGAGCATCTTGTCGAGGTCCTCCTGTAGTTGAGCGTCCCATTTAACGAGCTGGTTCACGAACACGGCCCCGAGTCCCATACCCACCACGTGTTCCCATGGATCTAAAACACAAACATCAACGTTATCATCAGCCCCGGGATTACCGATAGAAATTGAAACaaacgggagagagagagagagagaggatggcTAGCGGGAATCGGAGACTCACGGCGCATGTAAGGAAGTTTACGGAGAGCGTTGGAGTACATCTGGGTGCCCAGTCCCAGAAGCGCTCCGACCATCGTCGCACTCCAagccatttctctctctttccttttctttctctctctcagcaAACACTACGGGCTTCGTCTCGGCTTACCGCACCAGGCACCACACCCACTGCACGCCACTTGACTAGTCTCTATGCCCGCACCAGATCTGGACTTGGACTCGGATCCTCACCCGAATCCGGGCcaatcaatcttttttttttttttgttatagaaaaCAGAACTCTATTTACGATATAATTTGTACTTATAATTGTAAGTACATAACCATTGTATGCCAACGTGTTAACGATTAAAAtggtaaatatttaaaatttaaaatttaaaatttaaattaaaaaataaaaaaaaaaaattgataaaatgagattgtcacttaatatatataacatgtataatattatatgtaaatttggGCGTATATGTAGCACTACTAATAATGTAACGATTCAGTTGAATAATATTTCTCAGAAAAATTTTACTGAGCCAATAATTGGTTTTAaaagtccaaaaatatttaattgggCATATGTCAGACTCAAGACAAACTCGTTATAATTACTAAATTGTTGCCCATGAAATGAATCCAAACTCGTTAGGTCCAATGCCTTTTTCCACTTTCTACTAGAATTCATGTCCAATTCTCTCCCGAAAGTGTTACAACTTTACAAGTCTTAAATTTCTTAAACCAACTCCTTTGCATTTACTCAGCCTCATGCATGGTATGtgcatcttattcttcttcaagCCCTAGTTTTAGTCCTCTGTTTACCTTCAGCACACCGCAGCCTCCAAGGGACCACATTTCATGCATATGTTATCTCCCTTAGCTAGGATTGCCGCAGTGTATGTATATGGTCGTTCATCCTCACGTTAATGCCACACATTTCCTGCATAAAAGACCCCGCGCTCATTCACCAACAACCATGCCCAAGTGCATTCAcgaaaccacaaaaaaaaaaaaaaaaaccatcaccTTCAACGTAGGACTGCTGCTGTCTCCACCAAAGTCCACACCGAGCCTCTCAACAACTACCATCAACCTCCGTTATTCAATCCACACGTTGCACACCCAAACTGTAAGCCACTTTAATTTTCACCGAGAGCCAAAGCAGCCACTAAACCTGCTCACGCAATGCAGCTACACCGCAAGTCAACCACACGGAAAACCACCCAACCCCGTGTGCGTGCAACCCTGCACAGAGAACCACCAAGCTTTGCACTGTCCAAAACTCAGCCCTTTCCGCCACACATAACCGACGCAACCCATGCATGAACGCCCCCTGTTTTACAATACAAAAATAGAGCAACGTTTCCCAAACCGAGAGCAAGCCAGCTGCATGTCTCCCCCTACACAAAAAGTGCCGACCACCGTGTGGGTGGCCTCCGTGTCTCAACAAGCTGCCGTTGCACCATGGTTTCGTTGAAGAATTAAACAACGCTGCCACCTGCTTCTAAGACCCAACTCCATGGGCTACCAATCATAGTGCCTCCTTGCTAAAAAACATGGCCACAACTCCACCCATAGTCATGGCCAACCCTTCTCTCGGTGAATCTCTAcacctccctttctctctctctctctcgctctctaaCTCCGTCGGCATCGTAACAGgccagattttatttttatgtcatCTGCCGCCTTACTACTctcagattttattttttctgtattttcaaTATCACATAACACCCTGAAGCGCCAATAGATAGCGTAGTCACACCGACGAACCTAACCGATTACCGCTCCGAGAGTTGTTAAGGTACTCTCGAACTCTTGCCTCGTTACCTTTGTTAAATTCGTAGCTATTGTAATTGTGCCCATTGGAAGTTTGGGTTGCCCGTTGTATGTGTTTGATGTTGGGATTGGTAGTTGAATAATTTCATGATTTATTGGTATTTGGAGATTCCTGAATTATGATGGTTGTGGTTGGAGGAGGAAATGAATGTGTATTGTGACGTGCGTTGGGGGTGAAATTTCAGCGATTCGAGGTTGTGCTAATTTATTTGTGGAGTAGTTCAATGGATGTTGTGATTGGGCCTTAACAAAACCAAGGCACCATGAACTATTTTGGTTTATGGTTGTTTGCTAGGCTTGTATTGGACTATAGTGTGGACATTaggattttattaataatatggCTCTATGTTAAATTCAGATACTTATATATTAGTGGTTTTGGATTAGGTCAAGACACAAATTTTGTTCGAGTTCAAAGCTTAGATAGTATACTGCAGAAACCAGATAAATGGTGTTTCTATGCTAAACTTTGCCAAAAATTGACTGAGGTCAATTTTGTAAAAATCtacatattttgttataaaaacaGCCTTAGTTATTTTCCGCACTAGCCTATTCTAAACTTTGACATCTGACATTTTATTATGACTAGAGTAAACATGAGTTGATTTTTGCACTCTATTTTTCTACTACATAAAtcgtgaatatgaaatttgacaTAGTTATCCgattatattatagtatctTATCAGTATACTATTCCTATTATTGCATCACATATGATATTATCTGATGTCTGATTTTGCCATGGGTGTAAAATGGTGGCCTTCGATCCTGACCTCACCACAGGTGTAAAATTTGTGGCCTCTGATTTctgagtgcaatcactttgTTAGCTTAGTGATGTTCTATTTGGCTATCCGCAGAATGCaaaaccctaccatgggggtaaACATGGTCTTTATGCTATCTCTGATGTTGTTCAGTATATTTGCACTAAATGTCtctactacatatatatgtagaatGATTATTGAAATAAGATATTTCTCGAAATATTTCAACTATTTTGATAATTGTCTGTCTTATGCATTTTATAaatagctcatgtttacatactagtataggCTCACTGCTTATTGAGTTGATAATTCACCCAattatcttcattatttttcaaataatttgaatGTTTCAGCCGAAGACCAAGATTAGAAATCATGGACGAAATTAGTTGAAGGTAGTGGAATAAGTGATAAAGGTTACAAGAGTTTATAAAGGGATTTTATTAAAGAAactagtcattttttttttgtgttatttcGGGATATTGATGTTGTTACTGAAACTTGGTGGTGTTCCTAGTTAATTACGTTGGAGTAGTTCATTAATGTTCATGTAGATGATCGTATGAGTGGCACTTGGAGCCGGTCGGGTGTGTAATGTTGATTTATACCAGCCATTAAACAGTTGTCACGTGCAGATTTCAGCTACATTGAGAATAGAACAACATGCAACAGATCAAATATTCACAGCAGATCAAGTCACAGAGAACTTGCAGCAAACTGCTTATCTCCACTAGTTTCTTTTATCTCCCAAAAACTTGCAGCAAACAGAGAACTTTCAAAGTCACAAACTAACAATTGTTTAGCAAACTAACAAACTACTTCCAGAAACAAAAACTAGAGtgctatgtatgtatgtatgtatgtatgtatgtatgtatgtatattgaAGCTCTTCCTTCACACTAGCACCTCCTTCATATGGTATTGGTTTTttactaaatttaattgttgtaacAATTTCTACTCATCACATTCACGAAAATGCATGCAAGCTCCAGATCGTAATGGCTTTCCTTCTCACCCCATGATACATTATCAAGCCTTTAACTAGTATTTCTCCTCCTTCCCCCACCATGCTTCACAAATAACTACGAAAATCCCTtaagtaaaaggaaaatttgCACAACACTAACCGTTTCAAAATTCAGACCCATTTTCTTGATGTCATTGAACATCCCACCCCTCTTTCAAAATCCTTAGGATCTTTTATAATACTTCTATAGATGATAATCTTCcgtaaaatgataagaaaatacaCGCACACGCATGCCAATAAAACCAAGTTTGTATGATCAAAATAACATGAGATTTTAGAAGTAAAGAATTTCACTTTCTGCCCAGATATGAAGATTTCGAATCTTAACATCTTGCAGTACTTCATTTGCTCAGCAATCAAACAAAGgattaataaaatcatcataGACTGCAAAGGTTTTACAAACTATAGCACGTCCAGTTGAATCGCTCAAGAACCATATTTGGGCCACCAGCATTCGGGTTCTCCACCGATCAAGAACCATATTATTGCCTCTCTGTATGCAACTAGCAGAGAATCACTCTGTGGGAGAGGATAAtcgggaggggaggggaggagagaggCAGAGTAGAGAATCGAGAGGAGAGGGATAGAATTGATTCCGTGAGGTAAGATCCATTGGAggaaaaatacatttcatatatGTTGCAATCCTATTGGCCGGTCTGAAAATAAGTGTTACACCCGACCGATTTTAAGCTTTTCCTTGATCATATATGTTGGATTGAATCAATGAGTTATACGTGTTATTGAGACTTTAGATCAGTTTATACCAGTATTGTGAAATGTGACTTTAAGTGATATGAAGTAACTCCATAACCTCAAGGTACTGGGTGttacaaataatcttttttgaGAAATTATTAATGCAATCTTAGAGTGCGTGAGTCTCACTTATcccttttaaaaaagtagaaaaaatatggaactcacataaaaaaaaatcaattttttcatagtggatcgtatttttttaaagaaaatgctaGAGTATTGCACACATtatgattgtatctagcattactattcccttttttttttatgttattttctcaaattaaaaatttcatccctgcctattttacccctaactccAGCCTCCacgaaaatatttatttgtttatcgtttatttatttaagtacaTCTGTTTCGCCTCTTGCATGCTAAATTATTTCTCGAGATTTTGCGTCTAGCTCTAACCGTGCTGTCAAGTTTTCAACGCCCAGAGGACACAAGACAATCAAAATTAAAGTATTTAACTGTAGAAGTTGGAGCATTTCAAAGAGGGctgccttttgttttttgtttctttgtcttTTTTAGCAAGAACGATTGctactatatataaatgatcacgagggaaaatgaatttaatttatattacattatattaaGATAATTTATCATCATCTAActaattttttgttctttgtgttCTTCAATTTGGTTGGGAGatagaattgagatgattttggtACACTGATGCTACAAAAGATCAAATTGATACATCCAtgtcgtaatttttttttaccatcgTGTTAATTTATCTGATACGGATCATCTCCATTtcacttgaaataaaatattaaactccGCCAATTATAATTAgttgacattattttatatgtttttggcCTAAAATTCTGCATATTTGCATGCAACTTGGGATGATTTCCTGTAGTTTATTCTCAAAGATACATCTTCTTTTAGTGTTAATTGGATGTCATTGAGTTGGCCGATGGCACTGTTTGGAAGTTTGCAAAGTGGAGAAAACTAgcattgaaattaaaaaattaaattacttattatattttgtatgagaatttaaaaaaattataataataagataagatagatTGAGagtgtttatgtatttaaatagatcATAAGACTCTCGAGACTCTATCATAATTCATAAAAAGaccttataatttataacaaataatGATGTCTTCTCGCATTTAAGAAAAGTAGAACTATTAATCTTTCTTAACGTGTAGAATTATATTAAGATATTGgaatttaaaggaaaatattatgataataaCCCTTTATCCTTTTCCCTTTtctgacataaaaaaaatcgaacttttcagtttagaaaagttaaaatccttttttcttttttttattgacaccTTTAATTAGCTCATTCTTTCGTCCGTTTTTGTTTGGGAAAATGGAAGACATGTTTTTATAATGTCGTGTgctgtatttaaaaaattaaaaattaaaaattaaaaagtaaaactaaaaTACAATATACAtcaaattaacttttttttaacaaagcaaaatttaaaaacgaagaagaaaaaggatggAAAACCCTTTACTACCACGTCCTACCCAAACAGCCCACGACTGCAACGGTGTCCATCCTCACGCACCATGGAGCCCCTCCCATGAAATGAGAATGTTTTAGGGTTCATGTTGAAACGTTACTAACCTAGAATGAGAAAGATAGTCATATGGAGtgattatatattattcattagtAATGCCAATTTTATGTGTTCATCTCTCACTTATTCTAGGCATAAATTTAGATAATAATattctcgtttattttcataattattcacAACTTGtttcatctaatttttaaaacttttctaaattcacaCACgagataaaataaacaatttaacctttttaagttctaaaacaaaaataatattaaaaatatatattttaacaatatactttcaactttcatctcagttcatctcatctcatctgtaaaaataaacgagatcgAATCTAAACTATCCTTCCTAATTTGGTAAGAGAGCATGATATACTCGTATATTAGACATGAAATAATTAGGATTAAGTCTAGAGTTAGGCAAGCGGATATATTTGcctaaatatatgaaaatatttgttaGTATAAGATCCTCTATAGTTTTATGTCCAAACTCTCCTTTAAGTTTCAAAACAAGGTAGACACAATACGTGGACCTTACATCATCCCTATTGTAGTTCAAGTAGAAAACTTTAGATGATTTCCATATTCATCATTCTAAATTGTGCTTCTCCTTATTCATCAAGTAGTTTAAACTTAAAGCGGTATATGTCAAAATTAATAGTTTGTTAGTGGTTGTAAATTAGATGGTATTTTGAGGAGAGTTTTTGTGGTTTTTCCCTATTTTCCTTCATAGGCTTGATGGTTGAAGTGTGATTAAGAGCCTTAATATGGTctgatttggatagtaagagctttccgtctcatctcatctcaatattcaaacactacaaatataaacatttttcaattttaaaacttcaactttttcatctaat
This window harbors:
- the LOC121264514 gene encoding uncharacterized protein LOC121264514 → MAWSATMVGALLGLGTQMYSNALRKLPYMRHPWEHVVGMGLGAVFVNQLVKWDAQLQEDLDKMLAKAKAANERRYFDEDDD